The stretch of DNA caCCTGGTCCAAATAGAAATGTActataagtttaaaatatataacagacTTCTGAGACTTAgtacaaaaaaagaatgtaggggcgcctgggtggcgcagtcggttaagcgtccgacttcagccaggtcacgatctcgcggtccgtgagttcgagccccgcgtcaggctctgggctgatggctcagagcctggagcctgtttccgattctgtgtctccctctctctctgcccctcccccgtttatgctctgtctctctctgtcccaaaaataaataaacgttgaaaaaaaaattaaaaaaaaaaaaaaaaagaatgtaaactctgtcattaaaaatttttttattgatatgttgaaataattgtattttatatgcagtagattaaataaaatctatcatttaaattaaatttttttattaaaaaatctgtttattgtttatttattttgggagagaaagtaTGCACACGTGCTCACGCATGAGCGGGaaggggctgaaagagagggagagagagaatcccaggcagtaacagtgagattatgatctgagtcGAAATAGAGTccaccgcttaaccgactgaaccacacaggcgccccttctttttatattttttaacttggCTGCTAGAAgattgaaaattatatatttggcTCAGATTATATTTCTATTACAAAGGGCTTTTATAGATAGAAGGAATACAGCTGGTATTTGCTAGTATTTACTACGTGCCACATATTGTCTGGAACCTGTAATAAACTTAAGTTAATCGTCATAGAAAACTTTATGAAGTGATGTTATTATTATCCCTCTTTTTCATGTAAGGGTAAGGTGCAGAGAGGTTGGGCAGCATACTCCGCTAGTATGTagaaagccaggattcaaatgtAGGCGCCTCTGGCTTCAGAGCCAGTGGCTTTCCCAGCACACTATGGCATGTTGTCATTGGACCATTAAAGGTGGTTGAGCTGGAGAATGATATGGTTGGAATGATGCCTCAGCAGACTTGTAATAAAGATAAGTAAGGAGAAGAAACTCCATTTTTAGTtgtctagttttttattttgttaatgttactTTTTTGTGGAAGAACAATTCCTTGTTTAAAGTGAAGttttaaattgagtttttttGAAGTATCCTTTATATTAACCACTTCTCAAAATATTTGCCTTACCGCCTTTGTAGATTTGATAATGGGCTGCATTAAAAGTAAAGAGAACAAAAGTCCAACCATTAAATATAGAACTGAAAGCACTCCAGAGCCTGTCAGTGCAAGTGTTAGCCATTATGGAGCAGAACACACGGCAGTGGCCCCATCGTCTTCAACAAAGGGAGCATCTGTTAATTTTAACAGTCTTTCCATGACACCATTTGGAGGATCCTCAGGGGTGACACCTTTTGGAGGAGCATCTTCTTCATTCGCAGTGGTGCCAAGTTCATATCCTGCTGGTTTAACAGGTGAGATTTAAATGGACAGTTCTGTTGTCTGTTTGGGAATGTGACCTTAGGCAGTACATTCAAAGAAAGATAACTGCTTGTAAGAAAGATAAGTTCCTGGGGGACTTAATaagtttatatgaaaattaaacttCTAACGTAAAAATGAAAGTGTTATTGTATACATAGATATTGTTCTGGAAAATTTGGTGATTATCGACTGGTTataccattatttcatttttcatttttcaagtaatTATGAAGTGCCTGCTATGTGGCAGGTACTGgggttataaaaattaaaaacatgtaccCCTCCCTCAAGAATGTTATAAGTTTTCAGGTTTATAATGTACTATccagtattaaaatattatagtaGTTACTTAATATTAAATGGTAATGTAGTgatgatggtatttttttttttatcagatactgattgattttaaaaagaaaagtcctaAGGCTCAgagttaaatgatttttttttcagagccagAGATAAGCAAGAGAGACAAGGTTTAATGTTCTGTTCCAGAACTCCATTTATTACTTTATGATATACTTTCAGAgaacaggaagaagtgacagctgaCAACCTTTCATGGAGCCAGAAATGCTCTAAAAAATTAGTTAGAAactttaaaagatttcttttgtGGAAGGTTTCCACATCAGGATACTTTTTCCCTTGAGTAACAAAACATAACTGGTTTTAAAAAGGTAGAGTGAGCTCTAGGATTCCTTGATATAACAGTAGTTTTTTAATGTCATCAAGGACTCGAGTACTTGATCTCTTTCCAGTAGCCCTTAGAGTTTCTGCTTTAACCTTAGGCTTGGCAAAACAGCTGCTAGCATCAAATTGAGCAGCAACATGTGTCCTTACTTAACAATCAGAGGGGGCAAAAGTGGAATCTGTTCTATAAGCTTGGACTATAAATTTGTCCCTTCAGTCTGCTTACCTCTAAACCAATAATAGTGCTAGAGCAGTGCCATAAGTGAATTCTATGAGACTGTTCGTTTTGAGGAGTTGTGGACATCAAAGGGTCAATTATAGTTTAATTCCCAACTCCCTAACTCTAAATACCTCAGTAACGGATCGCCATGATGGTGTTCTCAGTTATCAAAAGTTTAAGTTATTTTCAGAATTATATGTTTGGGAAAGACAGTAGTCCAGAATGGTTCAAGTAAATGTTGATCCTTAAGGACATAGTTTAGTTACCTAAGCACTTTACTTATGTCCATTTAATAAAGGTGAAAGCCCTTTAGCTGATCAAGGAAAGCAGTCTTGAGATATCATTTGATCTGAGTTTTGATTGATGAGAATGACCTAAATATGTGCAGAGCTGGAAAAAGAGCTTtctggggaagagagaacaaCAGCAGAGTTTAGGAGGTACAGATGAACCTGGCAGTTTTGAGGACCAATGAGGACAACAGAGGGTAGAATTGATTACTATAAGATTGAAGAGTTAGGATTACTCAGGACCTCACAGACTCTGgtaagaagtttggattttattcaaaagccaagaaaaagcagttgaagaaatttaaatagaGGATTTGCAtaattgaatttccttttttaaaaaaccactgtGGCAACTAACTGTGTGGAGAATGTATATAAGGAAGCAGGTACAGAAGTGGGTTAGGAGGCTACTTCTCTCAAGAGTCCTAGCACTCAGAGATAACAAGGGTTTGGATGAAGGTGGcagtggaaatggaaaagaaagtagGTAAGAGGTATTTTAGAGATAGAGCTAACAGTGCTAGTATAGGGACTTGGTTGAGTACCTGATCAGATAGTGCCATTTGCTTAGGCATTCAAGTAGACATGTCAGATAGGCAGTTAATACATGACTGGAGCTCAGGGGAGAAGAGTAAATCAATCCATTCTATTCTTCTGTTGCAGGTAATGGTTTAGTTGTGTAGTGTCCTGATCTGTTAAGCATTTGTGTACAGTGCTCTGTATGACAGTTATTTTTGGAATTTATAATTCATATCAGTCATATCACttaatttctaagaaaaacaagccatttttaagtgttcagtatACTAACTAATCTTACTAAATCCCTAGCTGTTACTAGGAAGGATCAGTCTTACAGATGGAAATGTTCACCCATTGTTTATCAGAAATTGAGATGATCAGTGCCAGTAATTTGCAGTACTTGTTAATGCTTTTTCTGCCAAAGAATTAATTTGAACTTTGACTGTCTTTCCAAGTCAGAGACCTTGCTACTATGAACCAGAGTTAAATTTGTTTCTGTAGGTgtatagaattttagaatttgtaGCTTACAGTAGTTTCATGGGAAGTCTTAAGAGAGCATCTTTTTAACTAAGCTCTAGCTGCCCAAGtctccatttaaaaatagattctggAGACTAGGAAGAAAATTATGCTTAGCTTTTTtgctgacaattttttttctctattttactttatCCATATAATTaccttggttgtttttttgtttttgtctttgtttttggctCCGATAGGTGGTGTTACTATATTTGTGGCCTTATATGATTATGAAGCTAGAACTACAGAAGACCTTTCATTCAAGAAGGGTGAACGGTTTCAAATAATTAACAACACGTAAGTGTTGGGAATGTTTTGTGAGGGAGAAGTACTGACAGAAACTAGTCTTCATGCCGAAACCACTTAACTGGTTGATTTCTGAATCATGAGAGTGGTGAGGCATGGGTCTCTGCCCACTGGGTTGGATGATGCATTTAGTTTCTTGAGACACATGGCAAAATAACTACTGCTGTAGCCAGAAGTTATTACTTCTACAAATTGTGCTGCAATGTGTGTTTTGCCACGAACAGTAGAGATTAAAGAGTGAAGAATGAGGGAGTAGATGCAAGTAAgtacattacttaaaaaaaaagaagtctgtaGAATTCTATGTTCCTGTTTAAGTATAAGATGATTTAAggatcttatttctttctcttaaaaagacaaagtaaaaagTCCAGGGAGGGAACCCCAGCATCCCGAACTGATCACATTAAGTTGCTTTGTTCTTAGGTGATTCTTAGACATTCAGTGTCCCATTAAGAATTCAATGCTTGAATTGAAAATTCAattctttgggggtgcctgggttactcagttcgtctccccccaccctccccgacttgcacgcactctctctctctctcaaataaaaagaaaataaaattgaaaaaaagaaaattcagtgctTGTTATGGAAAATAAATCCCATAATTTCATTAGCAGGCATAGCAACCAGCTCATAActtatcaaaatatatattatggtCTCTTTACTTCCATCCATATTTCCAAACTTTCTTGTTCCCGTTTGTTATCTATTATTGttccagaatataaaatatgatcATGTCTCTCTGCTTTAAAATCCTACAGTAGCTCCCAGTTGCTGTCAAGATAAAAGGAGTAACAGTGGTAGACGTCAGTCATGGAGCTGCTTCCCCTTCCTCACTTAACTGCCCAGCCATAGTAAATTGCTTATAATTGTATGAATACACTGGGGTTtctcacctttctttttctttttcttttttttaagtttatttattttgagggaggcaggagagaggtagagagagagggagggagagagtgaatcccacgCAGGCAccgtattgtcagcacagagcccatgtggggttcagtctcatgaactgtgagatcatgacctgagtgggaatcaagagtcagatgcttaaccaactgagccacccaggtgccccctcacctTTCCTTGCCTTCAcacatagtttcttttttctggaatgggtctttctgtctctccaattttttttttttcttttgtctggcCAACCCTGCTCATCCTTCAAAACATATATTCCTGTATCATTTCTCAAGGAGGCGTTTCTTCACATTCTTCCTCTGCTATTGGCCCACACCCCATCTCCTGCTGGATTCAGTTTCTGCCTTACCGGGTGAGGTGGCACCATCTACAAACCTCAATCATAGCTGCCATCACTACTTTGGATTATAATGTATCGTGTGCTTTTCATTcttctagaccagtggttctcacctTGGGAAAAAATTGtccagggacatttggcaatatctggagacatttttagttgttaTAGTCAGGGTCCCTCTACTATCTtctagtggatagaggccagggGTATTGctgaacatcctacaatgcacagaacagccccaacaacaaagaattatccagcacAAAGAGtcagtagtgccaaggttgagaaattcTTCTCAGGCTGAGTTTCTGGAGGGTATAGACTGtctttttacttctgtttccAGCATACCTTCTCATAAAGTCTGTCACTTAAAgggtattcagtaaatgtttgaatgAATCATGAGTGGTTAGTACAAATGCAAACTTTGCAGTTTGTGTATCTGAAAGTGCCTAATACATACGAGGAAACTACAAACTAAGCTTATGAGTTCGTCAGTACTTGAAATGCCAAAGgatttttcatctcattttttagAGAACAAATTCTCCTCAgtcatttataaaatttcaatttagataaaatattttcattacttcTCTCTGGCAAAGCAAAACctgcatttaatttttagtgGCAGAACCCACTTATATCTTCCTCATTAGAGACtgataatatttgcttttatgttaATTTTGGAAAAGTCAAGTCTTATGTATTGCAAGCTAAACATAATCTCATGTTCTGAATTGATTTTAGTCTTACTTAGATATTTATAGctaacatttttgtaaatatactttattctcagagttaaattttttattgttcttgCCTGTTGCCTACAGGAGTTCTAAGGcatcctgatttttttccccctacagtGACTAAAAAGGAACATTCTGATTTTATGTACTGTTGAAAGCATTTGACAGTAAAAAAGAACGAACTACTGATAACATGCTATAACatagataaaccttgaaaaaaattatgctaagtgaaaaaaagccagtcCAAAAGACCACGCCAcgtattgtataattccatttatatgaaatgcccataAACGCATGTCCATAGGAACAGAAAGTGGATTTAGTGTTTGGCAGTGTGGGGCGAGGCTTGGGGAGGAGtagggaatgactgctaatgggtacagagtttctttgttggaggggtggggggtgatgaaatgttctaaaattgattgtggtaatggttggacaactctgaatatattaaaacccATGACATCTTAAAGGGGGAATTTTTGGTGTgtaaattatatgtcaataaagcttttaaaaaagaaaacatggagttGAAACTGAGTAATTTGAAAGATTTACCTCCCAAATTGTTTTAGTCAGTATAGTTTGTTGTTTTAGGTTGTAAGAATTGTGTAAAAAAAGGGATCTTATAACTAAAATTAAACTGTAACTTTTGGAGGAGAAAGACGCAGTTGTGCTTTTGCTTTTAGCCTTATTCGTTTAATTCATGTAACCTATTTTTGAGTATTCTTCTTTTGAGTTTAATTCTTGATCaaatgaatgcattaaaaaatggaagtaatacCTCTTTTCTACATATATACAAGGCAACACTGTAATAAATTGTGTCCTGAGCAGTTGTCTACCTTGGGTAATTGTTGTTTTATGTATTACAGGGAAGGAGACTGGTGGGAAGCACGATCAATTGCTACAGGAAAGAACGGCTATATCCCTAGCAATTATGTAGCCCCTGCAGATTCCATTCAGGCAGAAGAGTATGGCCCTacttcatattttattaattactttgattttagaaaatgttttagtgCACATTCTGCTTAGCCACAATTTTACACACATACAATTACATACCAGCCTTAATACAGctaatacatcatattaataggAGATGTTActtgaaaattaataattaatgccATAGTATTTGCTTACAGTAGGATCATAAATAATCTGCATTAATCATACTATTATGCCTAGTCTGtatcctttatattttctctttaaaaacatcatattaactctttttatattctgcaaaCTCTCTCACTTCAAAATTTACCCTCAGTTGATAGTGTTGTATCAGTGTTAATTTCTTGACTTAGGTGCTTGGTCTGTGATTATGTAAGAGAATATCCTTAAGAAgtacacactgaagtatttaggatAATGATTCAGAATGTTTGCAACTTACTCTCAATTGGTTCAGAAAAAGTACACAGAGTAAGAGAATATGACaaagtaaaattttaacatttaggAAATCTGGGTAAGGAGTATATGAGTGTTCTGTGTGCTATTctcacaacttttaaaaaattaaaattcacctTCAGTGACATAATATTTTTAGATCAAACCAAGAATGTCTGGGATTTATAATGATACTACTTTGTTTTCATAACACAACACTTAacacagtgccttgcacagagtaggtgctctctcagtgtttgtttttattgcttttacaaTATGTAATCTGTCTCTGTAACTGTTCTGCTtgacacttgttacttcttgtttTATTCTGTGAGCTTCTCCACAGCAGAGActtatttttattcccaaatcTGTATTAAATCAAACCCACGCTAATTTAGAGTTGCTAGTAATTTGGATATAGTTTACTTGCACTTCACTGAATACAGATGATCACACTGTTACCAGGGAGCCACTTCTGTTCTTCCTACTGCACTCTTCATATTTCCATCTGTCAGGGACCTAGAGGTTCTCTCTGTCATTATTGTCTTTACTTCTCTGATCCTGTGACTTCCAGGTGAAGTTTAAGAGACTGGTTGGATGGTCAGTACCTGGAAATACTAGGACAGTATGTTCTGACAGTAGTATTTGTAATACTTCTCTTTAGTAAAGATCTTTTATTGTGTTTGCTGTGTTTTTAAGCTGTCTTCTGAAGCTCTTTGTtgtcacccctcccctccactcgaATCTTACTGATACTTACGTAAATCTTTCCAACCTTACACATTTCTAACTTAAAACACTGTTTTTTCCCAGGTGGTATTTTggcaaaatggggagaaaagatgCTGAAAGATTACTTCTGAATCCTGGGAATCAACGAGGTATTTTCTTAGTACGAGAGAGTGAAACTACTAAAGGTAATTATAATGCAATGTAAGTATAAAAGTTTTCTTGGAccgtattttgagaaagatacagaaaaagtatttgtttcCCCCCTTAGGTGCTTATTCTCTCTCTATTCGTGATTGGGATGAGGTAAGAGGTGACAATGTGAAACACTACAAAATTAGGAAACTTGACAACGGTGGATACTATATCACAACCAGAGCACAATTTGATACTCTGCAGAAGTTGGTAAAACACTACACAGGTATGTGACGATTTCACAcgtgaaaactatttttaaatgttgtattttatgAGGACAgaatctctgttttcatttcttgtaagGTTTAGCTCAGTACTTTACACACAGAGTGTGTTCTATAGATGTTGTTGTATTGTAGTTTTAAAATGAAGAACAGGTAATACTTATTACCTGAATTAGGTTCTTAGATATGGTAAAATTCGACTACCATTATTTGAATCCTTGTATCTAACTGGAGTAATATTTACGTTGGGGTTTCGTTTCATAACAGCTAAAAACCAAGATAGATtgtgacaataaataaaaaagcataaaagcaaaaaatttttaaggaacatTTATTAAGTAGGTAAAACTAAATACTTAAAAAGCCATATCAGATGTCTTTTCGGGTTACATTCCTCTGTATGGGCTGGACCACATAAAACTTCCTAAAATATAAATCCAGTGAAATTTAATTCTGcagatgcatttttcttttcctggaaaacTAACCTATAGCAACTGTAGACATTCTTTTGGTTTTTCAAGGACCTTTGAAAGATATTCGGTATCAGATTCTTCTGTCTCAAAATTTTGCATTGCTGATTTAATATATGAATGCATctgaaagtttttaaattcttaatactAGAGGTAAGGGAGTTCCCATGGCAGTCTCTTCTTCAGTGACAGCTAGCTACAAACAGTCTATCAAGTCAACCACCAATCTTGACATTGAAGAAACATGTTAGTGAGCAGTTGTAATTGCACTGGTTAGAATGTGGATTTGTGTGGTTACTTGTTGAAAATAGGAGGCAACATGTCTTATATTCAACAAAGAAGATTGGATAAGCAAGATTCACAAGTCAAGGCATTGTGAATTTGGGATTCCCTGTTTAACAGTTAATGGTAGCATTCTCTTTAGGAAGAAGTAAAGCACAGTGGTCAAAAACATAACTTTGGAGGTAACCAGAACtagggtttgaatcccatctcCATCACTTACTAACTGGGTGACATTAAGAAAGTCACTTAAGCTTTTCACGACTTACTTATATGAGATATTTATAAAGTTCTGAATTAGTACAATAGCTGAGACataataagtattcaataaattataacCTTAAAAAGgtatttaacaaaaaatgttttgctttttgtatgttttgtttcttatatacGTACAACTCCCTTTTTTGTGTCTGTGGTTTTAGCATAAAACTGATAAaacattatgtttttgttttctttaatttaaacttttaaaaacattgatatactatatataccttaatttttgtaattaattcattttacagtgtagtttattcatttatctagaACATGCTGATGGTTTATGCCATAAGTTAACAACCGTGTGTCCAACTGTGAAACCCCAGACTCAAGGTCTAGCAAAAGATGCTTGGGAAATCCCTCGAGAATCTTTGCGACTAGAGGTTAAATTAGGACAAGGATGTTTTGGTGAAGTATGGATGGGTAAGAAATCTGAACTTCTggttttttgtcatttgtttagCCGTAGGTTAAAGCACCACAACTTATGATAagatatactaaaatatttaaggtaACTGCTCAGTGCTGCTCACTGAGGTTTGACTTAAAATCTCttaataaataggggcgcctgggtggcgcagtcggttaagcgtccgacttcagccaggtcacgatctcgcagtccgtgagttcgagccccgcatcaggctctgggctgatggctcagagcctggagcctgtttccgattctgtgtctccctctctctctgcccctcccccgttcatgctctgtctctctctgtcccaaaaataaataaaaacgttgaaaaaaaaatttaaaaaaaaaaaaaaaaaaaaaaaatctcttaataaatagattaaaatagtaaaatatgttGTTTCTCTAGGAACAtggaatggaaccacaaaagtagCAATCAAAACACTAAAACCAGGTACAATGATGCCAGAAGCTTTTCTTCAAGAAGCTCAGATAATGAAAAAGTTAAGACATGATAAACTAGTTCCTCTATATGCTGTTGTTTCTGAAGAGCCCATTTACATTGTCACTGAATTCATGTCAAAAGGTATGtatatattagtttatttttagagtattcaggttgataaattttttaaaaaacaagtcttcatttctatttttatgcatacaaatttttttaatgtgtcatgttctctaagatttttatgtatacatttgaaaagagaaaatctaaCATTTTGTTTAATGGAGTAGTGATTAGTTCCAGTTATTCCAAAGGAGAGTAcaaagtttaaaaggaaaatcaggCCAGCCCAATTTATGTTGAAAGTAAGTAGTCTTTCATTCCATTTGGCTAAAGGAAATGGAATAgctaggaaagggaaaaaaaatatttctatcaatTAAAATAATGCAGTTAGATATTTATATCTTTAGTCCTAAAGCAAAGAAATCAGGTGaaattaaggaaattaattttatcttattttagtgTAAACACAGTCTCTATATTCAGGATTCCTAGAAACTTTTCCCCACTGTTGTTCACTAACATTTCTCCATTCTCCCAAACTTTAGACCCTAAGGTGGGATCTTTAGTAACAGGGTTGTTTGGGGCCAAGATAAAGAGAAGGGACAGATGATGCTTTAAAAGAGGAACCAGTAAGTACTAAATATGTTGCCAGTCCCACTTTTACCCtcttgaattttatctttttttttttcttcctcttaatgAGTCACTCATCCATAATTAAAGCTACTGGTTATGTCATCTCTCTTCAGTAGTCCATCTTGGCCAACAATGTAGTTCCATCTAGTGGTGACAGGGCCAACTACAAGCTGCATATTTGCTATAGGAAAtctaccccccacctcccaaaggAATAGCAAGACCAAAAATTAAGAACTGATGTAACCTACTAATTGATAGCCAAAACTTACCTAATACCCTGAAGGCACATGGCACTTTTTGGAAAGAATCTCTACTGCAAACAACTGCCAAATAACCCCTTTCAGAGTGCATTGGATGCATTgtataaggaagagagaaaagggacaagGAGGAAGTTTAAATCAAGATATTGATAGCATAAGAATGTAATGGAGGTAAAGCTAATGGTCCATTTAGCTTTGCATATTGATTTCAAGaattatttggggcgcctgggtggctcagttagttgagcacctgactttggctcaggtcacgatctcacggctctgTGGTTCgtgccctgcgttgggctctctgctgacagctcagagcctggatcttgctttggattctgtgtctccctctctctctgctcctcccccactcatgctttgtctgtctctgtctctcaaaaataaataaacattaaaaaaagaaaattaagaaaaaaaaaagaattctttaactGGGGGGACACGATAGACTTCTGTGTTGTCAGATTGCTAGGTTAGGATTATTTCTAGATGGGAGATTTAGAATGCAAGATCACAGATGACCCTTCTGGTTTTAAAACTCTATAATTCCCCCATCTTGTTTCAGGTACTTAGCAATTGACCCTCTGTAATCCATTCAAACTCATTGCCTCATGTACTCCCACATACACCCACTTTCCTGGCTAGAGAGGTCTTcttactgcttttgttttccatgattctgttcaaattctttcatcTGGAATTTGGTTTCCTTGTCTCTCAACCAGTCCATCAATCATACTTCCTTCAGATTATCTTAGGTCAAGTGTTAGAAGCCTTCCATTAATACCTATATGTGTCATGATCATTATATCCTATGAAATGTTTGTAATCAGACTACTC from Felis catus isolate Fca126 chromosome D3, F.catus_Fca126_mat1.0, whole genome shotgun sequence encodes:
- the YES1 gene encoding tyrosine-protein kinase Yes codes for the protein MGCIKSKENKSPTIKYRTESTPEPVSASVSHYGAEHTAVAPSSSTKGASVNFNSLSMTPFGGSSGVTPFGGASSSFAVVPSSYPAGLTGGVTIFVALYDYEARTTEDLSFKKGERFQIINNTEGDWWEARSIATGKNGYIPSNYVAPADSIQAEEWYFGKMGRKDAERLLLNPGNQRGIFLVRESETTKGAYSLSIRDWDEVRGDNVKHYKIRKLDNGGYYITTRAQFDTLQKLVKHYTEHADGLCHKLTTVCPTVKPQTQGLAKDAWEIPRESLRLEVKLGQGCFGEVWMGTWNGTTKVAIKTLKPGTMMPEAFLQEAQIMKKLRHDKLVPLYAVVSEEPIYIVTEFMSKGSLLDFLKEGDGKYLKLPQLVDMAAQIADGMAYIERMNYIHRDLRAANILVGENLVCKIADFGLARLIEDNEYTARQGAKFPIKWTAPEAALYGRFTIKSDVWSFGILQTELVTKGRVPYPGMVNREVLEQVERGYRMPCPQGCPESLHELMNLCWKKDPDERPTFEYIQSFLEDYFTATEPQYQPGENL